In a single window of the Nicotiana tomentosiformis chromosome 8, ASM39032v3, whole genome shotgun sequence genome:
- the LOC138897719 gene encoding uncharacterized protein, giving the protein MFDGIGDPKVHLRTYCDKLVRVGKDERIRIKLFMRILTGDALSWYISQNPKKWVNWVSMVSDFIDRFRFNTENAPDVFYIQNLKKKPTETFREYATRRRSEAAKVRPALEEEQMNKFFVIAQDQQYYKRLMVIENHKFSDIIKLGERIEEGIKSKMVTNFEALHATNKALQSGGMKGHTIDECCTLKDKIQTLIDTKVIQAKEAAPNVRNNPLLDHRGGGVNMI; this is encoded by the exons atgttcgatggaattggtgatccgaaggtacatctaaggacatattgtgacaaacttgtaaGAGTGGGCAAAGATGAACGAATCCGTATAAAACTGTTCATGAGAATCCTCACAGGAGATgctttgtcttggtacatcagtcagaacccgaagaagtgggttaattgggttaGCATGGTGTCAGATTTCATtgatagattcaggttcaacacagaaaatgcaccagacgttttctacattcaaaatctcaagaaaaaaccaacagaaactttccgtgagtatgctactcggAGGAGATCTGAAGCTGCAAAGGTAAGGCCAgcgcttgaagaagaacaaatgaataagttcttcgtcataGCTCAAGACCAGCAGTACTATAAAAggctgatggttattgaaaaccataaattctcTGACATCATTAagctgggagaaagaatagaagaagggattaaGAGTAAAATGGTGACGAATTTTGAAGCATTACAtgccacaaataaagctttgcagtcaggag gcatgaagggcCATACCATTGATGAGTGTTGCACTCTGAAGGACAAGATTCAGACATTGATCGACACAAAGGTCATACAGGCAAAAGAAGCTGCACCCAAtgttcgtaacaatcctctcctggATCATAGAGGTGGGGGAGTGAATATGATATAG
- the LOC138897720 gene encoding uncharacterized protein translates to MVHTSTRATPYLLVYGTEAVIPAEVEIPSLRIIQEVELSDAEWVQSRYEQLALIDEKRMNVVCHGKLYQNRMSRDFNIKVRPRQFTMGQLVIKRIFLHQDEAKGKFSPI, encoded by the coding sequence ATGGTTCACACATCAACTAGGGCAACTCCTTACCTGCTGGTCTACGGTACGGAAGCGGTTATCCCTgccgaagtagaaatcccttctctaagaatcatacaagaagttGAGCTCAGCGACGCAGAATGGGTACAAAGCCGAtatgaacaactggctctcatCGATGAAAAAAGAATGAATGTGGTATGTCACGGTaaactctaccagaatagaatgtcAAGAGATTTCAATATAAAGGTTAGACCAAGACAATTCACAATGGGGCAGTTAGTGATAAAGCGGATCTTCctacatcaggatgaagccaaggGGAAGTTCTCACCCATTTAG